The Pigmentiphaga aceris DNA segment TGCCACCCGGGGCCGTGAAGATGCGATCGTCATGCGCAAACCCCTGCATCGGGCAGGGCCGGCATGAGCGTGGCACCGGATGTCTCCTCGCCCTTGCGTCGTGCCTGGTTGCGTGAGCTGGGTATTGAACGTGTCTGGGCCGCGACGCCGCCCGCGCAGGTAGCAAGTCAGGCACCACAAGTCAGTGCGCAAGCGCTTGCCGAAGCACCTGCCGAGACTGCTTCGCCAGCCGCTGCATCTGTCGTCGCGCCGCCCGCTCGCATGGAAAGTCCTGCGGCAGCTGCTCGTCCGGCCGAGGGTGGTGCTCGTGCCACCACACCGCGCACGACCACTGGCCGTATGGGACCTGCCCAGGTACACCGAGACGCGCTCGCCAGCATGGTCGCAGCACCAAAAGCGAACGCGGCACCGCCCGTGACGCAGGCGCAGGCAATCGAATGGGCCTCAGGCGATCCGGAAGCCGCCTGGGCTGCCTTGCAGGCGGAAGTGTCGGTCTGCACAAAATGTGCGCTCAGCAAAGGCCGCACGCAGTCGGTGTTCGGATCCGGGCCGCGCAGTGCGCAATGGCTGCTGATTGGCGAAGCACCCGGTGAGCAAGAGGACCGCCAAGGCGTGCCTTTTGTGGGGCGTTCGGGCCAATTGCTGGAAAACATGCTGGGTGCGATCGGCGTGCAACGTGCGAAGGGTGATGCGTTCGTCACCAACATCGTCAAATGCCGGCCGCCGAACAACCGCAATCCTGAACCCGAAGAGGCCGCTGCCTGTCGACCCTACCTGGAACGTCAGGTAGCGTTGCTCAACCCACAGCGCGCGTTGGCGGTGGGTCGGGTGGCCGCGCAGAACGTGCTTGGCACTGATGCGACCATCGGCAGCCTGCGCGGTCGTGTGCACAGGCTGGGGCTGGGCGGCAAGGATATCCCGATGGTGGTGAGTTACCACCCCGCTTATCTGCTGCGCGCGCCACTTGAAAAAATCAAGGCATGGCACGATCTGAAGCTGGTGTCCGGCATTGGCGAGCCGCAATAGGCCGTCGCCGGCTAACGATCGGATCGCGCCTAGACGACCTTTGCGTCGCGCCTCCATTCAAAGATTTCTTGGGAGAACCCATGCGACTGATACTGGCCATTTTGCTTCCCTGGCTGCAGTTCTTCACCATTGGCCGGCCGTTTGCCGGCATCATCTGCCTGATTCTGCAGATCACGCTGATCGGCTGGATTCCCGCTGCGATCTGGTCGGTGTATGCGCTTAGCCAATACACCACAGACCAGAAGATTTCGCGTGCAATTCGCGGGACGCGTTGATCCTCAGGTTTGATGCTTAAGTAGTTCGGGTTCTTCAGCGACCTGACTCCTTGGGTCGCATCTGAAATCTGAAGCGCGAGACAAAAAATAACAGCCCCGAATCGGGGCTGTTATTTTTTGCGCCACCGTTTCCAGTGGCGCATGCCTTCACTTGGCGTCAGTGCTTGTGCGCTTTTTCGTCGCCGCTCAATGCAATGCCATGTGCGTGGCTGCCGATCAGTTCATCAAGGTTCGGGAAGCGGCGATGGTTGTGCCGGTTCCAGGCCATGATGATCAGCATCAACCCGGCCACCAACAGGCCGAAGATCACGATGATGGCGTTGACCGATACGTTCAGCGCCAGCAGCAGCGAGTACGAAGCTACCATCAACAGGATGTTCAACTGCTCGTTGAAATTCTGCACGGCAATCGAATGGCCTGCCGACAGAAGCACATGGCCGCGATGTTGCAGCAAGGCGTTCATCGGGACGACAAAGAACCCGCCCAGACCGCCGATCAGGATCAGCAGGGTATAGACGAACCAGCGGTCGTAGGCCACCGGCATCAGCATCACCACGAAGCCCATCAGCACACCAAAGGGCAGTACCTTCAAGGCTGCATGCAGCGGGATGAAGCGCCCGGCGATGATTGCACCGAAGATCGTGCCGACCGAGGCAACCCCCATCAGGATGGATGCCTGGTTCAGCGGCAGGCCAAGTTGCACGCGGCCCCACTCGATCACGATCAGCTGCAGCGTGGCACCCGCGCCCCAGAAGAGCGTGGTGACGGCCAGCGAAATCTGGCCCAGCTTGTCGTGCCACAGGGTGCGAATGAAGCCACCGAAAGTCTTCACCAGACGGATCGGGTTCTTCTGCTGCTTCGGGTAGACCACACCGGTGTCCGGAATCGTCAGGTTGAAGCCGGTCGCAATCAGATAGATCACGGCAATCACAACGATGGCAGCTTCAGCCGGCGGCGTGCCGCTGTGCATGCCCGGAATGAGGTTCAGATTCAGCAACCAGCT contains these protein-coding regions:
- a CDS encoding uracil-DNA glycosylase; amino-acid sequence: MSVAPDVSSPLRRAWLRELGIERVWAATPPAQVASQAPQVSAQALAEAPAETASPAAASVVAPPARMESPAAAARPAEGGARATTPRTTTGRMGPAQVHRDALASMVAAPKANAAPPVTQAQAIEWASGDPEAAWAALQAEVSVCTKCALSKGRTQSVFGSGPRSAQWLLIGEAPGEQEDRQGVPFVGRSGQLLENMLGAIGVQRAKGDAFVTNIVKCRPPNNRNPEPEEAAACRPYLERQVALLNPQRALAVGRVAAQNVLGTDATIGSLRGRVHRLGLGGKDIPMVVSYHPAYLLRAPLEKIKAWHDLKLVSGIGEPQ
- the lplT gene encoding lysophospholipid transporter LplT yields the protein MKRGFYRIMAAQFFSSLADNALFIAAVALIQQLHGPAWMTPMIKWSFALSYVLLAAFVGAFADSYPKGKVMFATNAIKICGCLLMFLYGSLGLPSHQEVYLICLAYALVGIGAAAYSPAKYGIITELLPPDQLVKGNGWIEGLTVVSIILGVVVGGALISPAVSSWLLNLNLIPGMHSGTPPAEAAIVVIAVIYLIATGFNLTIPDTGVVYPKQQKNPIRLVKTFGGFIRTLWHDKLGQISLAVTTLFWGAGATLQLIVIEWGRVQLGLPLNQASILMGVASVGTIFGAIIAGRFIPLHAALKVLPFGVLMGFVVMLMPVAYDRWFVYTLLILIGGLGGFFVVPMNALLQHRGHVLLSAGHSIAVQNFNEQLNILLMVASYSLLLALNVSVNAIIVIFGLLVAGLMLIIMAWNRHNHRRFPNLDELIGSHAHGIALSGDEKAHKH
- a CDS encoding YqaE/Pmp3 family membrane protein, producing MRLILAILLPWLQFFTIGRPFAGIICLILQITLIGWIPAAIWSVYALSQYTTDQKISRAIRGTR